In the Azospirillaceae bacterium genome, CCAGGATGCACCACCCCATGTCCCTGCCCATGTCCGAAACCGCGACCCGCGAACCCGTCGAAGTCCGCCGCAAGCGGCTGCAGTTCCGCAGTTGGCACCGCGGCACGCGCGAGATGGACCTGTTGATGGGCAGTTTCGCCGACAAGAACCTGGGCGACTTCGACCATGCCCAGTTGGATGCCTACGAAGCGCTCCTGGAGCTGAGCGACCCCGACCTCTACAACTGG is a window encoding:
- a CDS encoding succinate dehydrogenase assembly factor 2, which codes for MSLPMSETATREPVEVRRKRLQFRSWHRGTREMDLLMGSFADKNLGDFDHAQLDAYEALLELSDPDLYNWIAGRETVPVDVDSPVLQLLIRHKFA